A genome region from Scleropages formosus chromosome 6, fSclFor1.1, whole genome shotgun sequence includes the following:
- the LOC108933166 gene encoding protein FAM222A-like, which yields MLACLQRRQNPAEQRLPCIGRTLEAPPPTTRKFAGDPAALAHSRRYPSPAELDAYAQKTSDSPLSIKIFPTNVRVPQHKHLSRTVNGFDTSGLRYGPYPLLHSGGYRGLLAIAKTPPTPTPKGVVKSAEGKRTKVSQAHITVAPYPLPGNALAHRQRQAGYPTALPKPPEAPGATATASVVPVVGSRGLALPTQANLPSIQSLIYQINQHCQPQPPSQVPEQAGAGALTGAAAGANASPSTQLTAVAAVACPSTPAGGFAAGEVPQDCLIYTGAMLPTQGAEMTKAGPYVDNVDYLLWQHKQQQQQQQQQQQHHHHHHHHHHHQQQQQQQVALRMYSTGSGGGGALSRSPETCIPGGGCQVSGRPYPLGGGGAERFSSSPLNCTAMHGNFSVGQYFAPPWNSVLATPDSDCYNPQDLQGTGPGGPQEQGPPPHGPAACGGGLCCTLPAKSLCSGAALSSSLQSLEFLISGIRPPCIKEQMLGKGYEAVGVPRLLDHQHAHIRLPVYR from the coding sequence ttgcgGGTGATCCGGCGGCCCTGGCGCATTCTCGGCGGTATCCGAGCCCGGCCGAGCTGGACGCTTACGCCCAGAAGACCTCGGACAGTCCCCTCTCCATCAAGATCTTCCCCACCAACGTGAGGGTTCCTCAACACAAGCACCTCAGCCGGACCGTCAATGGCTTCGACACGTCTGGCCTACGGTACGGCCCATATCCGCTCCTCCATTCAGGAGGATACCGTGGTCTGCTGGCCATCGCTAAGACCCCCCCGACGCCCACGCCCAAGGGTGTTGTGAAATCTGCCGAGGGCAAGCGGACCAAGGTCTCCCAAGCACACATCACGGTGGCACCTTACCCGCTGCCCGGTAACGCTCTGGCACACCGGCAGCGGCAGGCGGGCTACCCTACGGCCCTCCCTAAGCCTCCCGAGGCTCCCGGCGCCACAGCCACCGCCTCTGTTGTCCCTGTTGTGGGAAGCAGAGGCCTGGCCCTGCCTACCCAGGCCAATCTCCCCTCCATCCAAAGCCTCATCTACCAGATCAACCAGCACTGCCAGCCCCAGCCTCCGAGCCAGGTCCCGGAGCAAGCGGGCGCCGGTGCCCTGACTGGCGCGGCTGCAGGTGCCAATGCCAGCCCCTCCACGCAGCTCACGGCAGTGGCGGCCGTGGCTTGTCCCAGCACCCCCGCAGGGGGTTTTGCAGCGGGCGAGGTGCCCCAGGATTGCTTGATCTACACCGGAGCGATGCTACCCACACAGGGTGCGGAGATGACGAAAGCCGGGCCCTACGTGGACAATGTGGATTACCTTCTGTGGCAGCacaagcagcaacagcagcagcagcagcagcagcagcagcaccaccaccaccaccaccaccaccaccaccaccagcagcagcagcagcagcaggtggccctCCGGATGTACAGCACAGGCAGCGGAGGAGGGGGAGCCCTCAGCAGGTCCCCCGAAACGTGTATCCCAGGGGGCGGATGTCAGGTTTCCGGCAGGCCCTATCCGCtcggagggggcggggcagaGCGCTTCAGCTCCTCCCCTCTGAACTGCACGGCCATGCACGGTAACTTCTCGGTGGGCCAGTACTTCGCGCCGCCCTGGAACAGCGTGCTGGCCACCCCCGACAGCGACTGCTACAACCCTCAGGATCTTCAGGGGACCGGACCGGGCGGGCCTCAGGAGCAGGGTCCACCTCCGCACGGTCCCGCGGCCTGCGGCGGGGGCCTGTGCTGCACCCTGCCCGCCAAGAGCCTGTGCAGCGGCGCCGCCCTCAGCAGCAGCCTGCAGTCCCTGGAGTTCCTCATCAGCGGGATCCGGCCGCCCTGCATCAAGGAGCAGATGCTGGGGAAGGGCTACGAGGCGGTGGGCGTTCCCCGGCTGCTGGACCACCAGCACGCCCACATCCGCCTGCCTGTGTACAGATGA